One segment of Acropora muricata isolate sample 2 chromosome 8, ASM3666990v1, whole genome shotgun sequence DNA contains the following:
- the LOC136926126 gene encoding prostaglandin reductase 2-like, producing the protein MAAEVVENSCACVILQCRPGVENEPAETNFAVKTMEVPLINEGQFLAKTLYLSVDPYMRCLMNVDSGVGYLTSWDLGKPPSGGGVGTIVKSRCEGFQEGDIVYSFQWPWQEFVAFSGDDAQLSKERSAFLCSNPSLLLGIVGMTSLTSFLGIREKAHITPGANQSVVVSGAAGACGMAAGQIAKLDGCGIVIGICGTDEKCCWLTDELGFDYAINYKTSKNIREEIKLKCPAGIDVYFDNVGGEISNEVIRCMNPNSHIVLCGQISLYNKDIPYPPPIPDDVQEQLRIKNITRDRFLVLNYMEKFASAKEQLEAWVREGKLKYRETIAKGLETTGYAFVSMMRGGNIGKQIVKVAQTM; encoded by the exons ATGGCAGCAGAAGTAGTCGAAAACAGTTGTGCATGTGTCATTTTACAATGTCGTCCAGGGGTGGAGAACGAACCAGCCGAAACCAACTTTGCCGTGAAAACTATGGAAGTTCCACTGATCAACGAAGGACAATTTTTAGCGAAGACGCTGTATTTATCTGTTGATCCATACATGCGATGTCTAATGAATGTAGATTCAGGCGTTGGGTATCTCACTTCTTGGGACCTTGGCAAACCTCCCAGCGGCGGCGGGGTAGGAACAATTGTCAAGAGCAGATGTGAAGGTTTCCAAGAAGGAGATATTGTATACTCATTTCAGTGGCCTTGGCAAGAATTCGTAGCGTTTTCTGGTGATGATGCTCAGCTAAGCAAG GAGAGAAGTGCTTTCTTGTGCTCCAACCCTTCTCTCTTGTTGGGGATTGTTGGAATGACAAGTTTGACCTCTTTCCTGGGTATCAGGGAAAAGGCTCACATTACACCTGGTGCAAACCAATCAGTGGTTGTCAGTGGGGCTGCAGGGGCTTGTGGGATGGCAGCAGGGCAG ATTGCCAAGTTGGATGGTTGTGGAATTGTTATTGGAATTTGTGGCACAGATGAAAAATGTTGCTGGCTTACAGATGAATTGGGCTTTGATTATGCAATAAACTACAAGACAAGCAAGAACATTAGAGAAGAGATAAAACTCAAGTGTCCAGCAGGAATTGATGTGTACTTCGACAATGTGGGTGGTGAAATAAGTAATGAG gtGATTCGCTGTATGAATCCGAACAGTCACATTGTTCTCTGTGGCCAGATCTCACTATACAACAAGGATATCCCATATCCGCCACCCATTCCTGACGACGTACAGGAGCAGCTTCGCATTAAAAACATAACACGTGACCGCTTCCTGGTTCTtaattacatggaaaaattcgCCAGTGCAAAAGAGCAATTGGAGGCCTGGGTTCGAGAGGGGAAGTTAAAATATCGTGAAACAATCGCGAAGGGCTTGGAAACTACTGGTTATGCGTTTGTGTCAATGATGAGAGGCGGAAATATTGGAAAACAAATTGTAAAAGTTGCTCAAACCATGTGA
- the LOC136926146 gene encoding pituitary-specific positive transcription factor 1-like yields the protein MMACPPYPNEVSYASYQQPMVRDNTVTMMHTHPSSMQSVPTHCNKMDHRGANIHVASPFVLNPMAGFETNPALTASHGLGFAIDTSKLRELEEFATQFKLRRIKLGFTQTNVGAALASVHGTDFSQTTICRFENLQLSFKNACKLKPILARWLEDAECSGSACGDKFNAERRRKRRTTIGITAKEHLEDHFLKQPKPSSQEIVRIAENLRLDREVVRVWFCNRRQREKRVKTSLSIHGFLSCKND from the coding sequence ATGATGGCGTGCCCTCCATATCCCAATGAAGTTTCCTACGCTTCGTATCAGCAACCTATGGTTCGTGATAATACAGTCACAATGATGCACACTCATCCTTCTTCAATGCAATCTGTCCCGACACATTGCAACAAAATGGATCATCGCGGGGCCAACATCCACGTCGCATCTCCCTTCGTACTTAACCCCATGGCTGGATTCGAAACAAACCCTGCTCTCACTGCTTCACATGGCTTGGGTTTTGCAATTGACACATCAAAACTCCGTGAGCTGGAGGAGTTTGCGACGCAGTTCAAACTGCGCCGGATTAAACTTGGCTTCACACAAACAAATGTTGGCGCGGCTTTAGCTTCGGTTCATGGCACAGATTTCAGCCAAACAACGATTTGCCGCTTCGAAAACCTCCAGCTAAGCTTCAAAAATGCTTGCAAACTGAAGCCGATTCTGGCTCGCTGGCTCGAAGACGCTGAATGTTCAGGTAGTGCATGCGGCGATAAGTTTAACGCCGAAAGGCGTCGGAAAAGACGAACGACCATTGGAATTACAGCAAAAGAACATCTGGAGGATCACTTTCTGAAGCAACCGAAGCCTTCATCGCAAGAGATCGTCCGCATTGCTGAGAATCTACGGCTTGATAGAGAGGTAGTAAGAGTTTGGTTTTGTAACAGAAGACAGCGCGAGAAAAGAGTCAAGACTTCCTTGAGTATTCATGGATTTCTTTCATGTAAAAACGATTGA